Proteins from one Candidatus Binataceae bacterium genomic window:
- a CDS encoding heme-binding protein, with the protein MAALSLAQANSIVDSALAEARRRNLAPLAVAVLDAGGHHIVFKREDRAGILRFDIATGKAWGALGMGFGTRELAARAARMGTFITALAATSHGRIVPSAGGVLIGDSAGEIVGAVGISGDTSDNDEACALVGIGAVGLTAIPGLPER; encoded by the coding sequence ATGGCTGCTTTAAGCTTGGCTCAGGCCAACTCGATCGTGGACAGCGCTCTGGCCGAAGCGCGGCGGCGAAATCTGGCGCCCCTGGCAGTGGCGGTTTTAGATGCCGGCGGCCATCACATCGTATTCAAGCGCGAGGATCGCGCCGGCATCCTGCGCTTCGACATCGCCACCGGCAAAGCCTGGGGAGCTTTGGGCATGGGCTTCGGAACGCGCGAGCTGGCGGCGCGGGCGGCGCGGATGGGCACCTTCATCACCGCGCTGGCGGCAACCAGCCATGGGCGTATCGTGCCCTCGGCCGGTGGAGTTCTCATCGGCGACAGCGCAGGCGAGATCGTCGGCGCAGTGGGGATTTCAGGCGATACCAGTGACAATGACGAGGCTTGCGCGTTGGTTGGAATCGGCGCGGTCGGACTGACCGCGATCCCGGGCCTCCCAGAGCGATAA
- a CDS encoding circularly permuted type 2 ATP-grasp protein, whose protein sequence is MEPLESACALGSAMPIFEAYGHPQDISGAHDEMFDCRWQPRPGYQALVERLAQMSASSLAGLRAEAAQMLLQMGVTFNVYNEQEGAERIFPFDVIPRIIEAATWRHLEAGLIQRVKALNAFLSDIYGEGHILKDGVVPRDLVMESSQYRRGAVGIKPTADVFCAVSGIDLVRDAQGRFCVLEDNLRTPSGVSYVIENRLVMTRLLPHLMRTCRVRGVESYPADLLATLRELAPGNSSTPTLALLTPGPFNSAFFEHVFLSQQMGIELVEGSDLVCADHKLWMKTVHGLKQIDVLYRRIDDDYLDPVVFRPDSMLGVAGLTAAIRAGAVTVVNAIGTGVADDKAIFAYTPHMIYYYLGEQPLLPIVETYLLRETDVRQRVLRDLDRYVIKPTGASGGYGVVIGPRASEEELRAARARIEANPAGYVAQPMVALSVHPTLVEGEDGLPILAARHVDLRPFVLLGACPRLLAGGLTRVALRPGSLVVNSSQGGGSKDTWVLGE, encoded by the coding sequence GTGGAACCACTGGAATCAGCCTGTGCATTAGGCAGCGCAATGCCCATTTTCGAGGCATACGGGCACCCTCAAGACATCAGCGGCGCTCACGACGAAATGTTCGATTGTCGATGGCAGCCGCGGCCGGGATATCAGGCGCTGGTAGAAAGGCTCGCGCAGATGAGCGCGAGCAGCTTGGCGGGGTTACGCGCCGAGGCCGCGCAGATGCTGCTGCAGATGGGGGTGACCTTCAATGTTTACAACGAGCAGGAGGGAGCCGAACGCATTTTTCCTTTCGACGTCATCCCGCGCATCATCGAGGCGGCGACTTGGCGTCATTTGGAGGCCGGGCTAATTCAACGGGTCAAGGCGCTCAACGCCTTTTTATCGGACATCTACGGCGAGGGACACATCCTCAAAGATGGCGTCGTGCCGCGCGATTTGGTGATGGAATCGTCCCAGTACCGGCGTGGCGCGGTGGGAATCAAACCGACGGCGGACGTGTTCTGCGCGGTCTCCGGCATCGACCTGGTGCGCGACGCCCAAGGGCGCTTTTGCGTGCTGGAGGACAACCTTCGCACCCCTTCAGGCGTCTCCTATGTAATCGAGAACCGGCTGGTTATGACCCGTCTGCTGCCCCATCTGATGCGCACCTGCAGGGTGCGTGGAGTGGAGAGTTATCCAGCCGACCTGCTGGCCACGCTGCGAGAGCTGGCGCCGGGCAACAGTTCCACTCCCACGCTGGCGCTGCTGACCCCGGGCCCGTTCAATTCCGCCTTCTTCGAGCATGTTTTTCTCTCCCAGCAGATGGGGATCGAACTGGTCGAGGGCAGCGATCTGGTCTGCGCCGATCACAAGCTGTGGATGAAGACGGTACACGGGCTCAAGCAGATCGATGTCCTGTACCGTCGCATCGACGATGACTACCTGGACCCCGTGGTTTTTCGTCCCGATTCGATGCTTGGGGTCGCCGGTTTGACCGCCGCGATTCGGGCCGGCGCGGTCACCGTGGTCAATGCGATCGGCACCGGGGTGGCCGACGACAAGGCAATTTTCGCCTACACCCCGCATATGATCTACTACTATCTTGGCGAGCAGCCGCTGCTGCCCATTGTCGAGACCTACCTGCTGCGCGAAACGGATGTGCGCCAACGGGTGCTCCGCGATCTCGATCGGTATGTGATCAAGCCCACCGGAGCTTCGGGCGGCTATGGGGTCGTAATTGGCCCGCGCGCCAGCGAGGAAGAATTGCGCGCCGCGCGAGCACGGATCGAGGCCAATCCCGCCGGCTACGTGGCCCAGCCGATGGTCGCCCTATCGGTCCATCCCACTTTGGTCGAGGGCGAGGATGGCCTCCCCATCTTGGCTGCACGTCACGTCGACCTGCGGCCGTTCGTGCTGCTGGGTGCCTGCCCGCGCCTGTTGGCTGGAGGTTTGACCCGGGTGGCGCTGCGGCCGGGTTCGCTGGTCGTCAATTCCTCGCAGGGCGGCGGCAGCAAGGATACCTGGGTGCTGGGCGAGTAA
- a CDS encoding alpha-E domain-containing protein, with product MLKRIANHLFWLGRYLERAEWRARLVDVNYHLLVQSPQSSEGWLPLLAITGDRASFASYSASSDEVSVLRFFTLEESNPSAIRNCIALARENCRALRNHISSELWLEVNTLYLDSRNWESAAFQEPGVYAFFFDLRQRFYRLSGVVENTLPRDLGFDFLLVGRSLEAAEDVTRLLDVKYHFLLPRVEDVGTALDLGQWAALLRSASALEAYRATYGNAIGIEQVVEFLLFDPAFPRAARFSLKRLLAALERIAAAAPTPRPVPVSPTAIALVERLSRDNAREAIEAGLHEYLLSLQADCARVGDEVFAAYLKTE from the coding sequence GTGCTCAAGCGCATCGCCAACCATCTGTTCTGGCTGGGACGCTACCTGGAGCGTGCCGAGTGGCGGGCCCGCTTGGTCGACGTCAACTACCATCTGTTGGTGCAGAGCCCGCAAAGCTCGGAGGGCTGGCTGCCGCTGCTGGCGATCACCGGCGATCGCGCCAGCTTTGCCAGCTATTCCGCCAGCTCCGACGAGGTTTCCGTGCTGCGCTTCTTCACCCTAGAGGAAAGCAACCCCTCCGCGATCCGCAACTGTATCGCGCTGGCGCGCGAGAACTGCCGCGCCCTGCGCAATCACATCTCCTCGGAGCTGTGGCTGGAGGTCAACACCCTATATCTGGATTCGCGCAACTGGGAGTCCGCGGCTTTCCAGGAGCCGGGGGTGTACGCGTTCTTCTTCGACCTGCGCCAGCGCTTCTATCGCCTGTCGGGGGTGGTGGAAAACACGCTGCCGCGCGACCTTGGGTTTGATTTCCTGCTCGTGGGCCGCAGCCTGGAGGCGGCCGAAGACGTCACCCGGCTGCTCGACGTGAAATACCATTTTCTTCTGCCCCGGGTGGAAGATGTGGGTACGGCGCTGGATCTGGGGCAATGGGCGGCGCTGTTGCGCAGTGCTTCGGCCCTGGAGGCCTACCGGGCCACCTACGGCAACGCCATCGGGATCGAACAGGTGGTGGAGTTTCTCCTGTTCGATCCCGCCTTCCCCCGCGCCGCCCGTTTCAGCCTAAAGCGCTTGCTCGCTGCTTTGGAACGAATTGCGGCCGCGGCGCCCACGCCTCGGCCAGTCCCAGTGAGCCCCACCGCAATCGCTTTGGTAGAGCGACTCAGCCGCGACAACGCGCGAGAGGCGATCGAGGCTGGTTTGCACGAATATCTGCTCAGTCTGCAAGCTGATTGCGCGCGCGTAGGTGATGAGGTCTTTGCCGCCTATCTGAAGACTGAGTGA
- a CDS encoding transglutaminase family protein codes for MRFLIRHLTRFEYDQPAYESHNEVRLKPRPSRSQRTLGFRLEVVPYGAVLEYRDAFDNIVHAISVDIPHRRLLVITDSLVERSAPENHSSLDDREERDYTMAEFLAGDAMRAQEQYDFLQESRLVPFSRQLKNLFWMVKPAMNEAVADYACRIVAWVRDQFAYEPGTTNVNSDLNHILSMGGGVCQDFAHLTIGLLRLAGIPARYVSGYLAPKVDPGQGRLLGEQASHAWCEVLLPASGWTGLDPTHGCPTTDHHIRVAVGRDYADVPPLRGVYRSAGGKQTMTVALRIEEADDFDPPPFDPGAIQQ; via the coding sequence ATGCGATTTTTGATTCGTCACCTGACGCGCTTCGAGTATGACCAGCCGGCTTACGAGTCGCACAACGAAGTGCGCCTCAAGCCGCGGCCCAGTCGCAGCCAGCGCACCCTGGGCTTTCGCCTGGAGGTTGTCCCTTACGGCGCGGTGCTGGAATATCGCGACGCTTTCGACAACATCGTGCACGCAATTTCCGTCGATATTCCCCATCGCCGCCTGCTGGTCATCACCGATTCGCTGGTGGAGCGCTCGGCGCCCGAAAATCACTCCTCGCTTGACGATCGCGAGGAGCGCGATTACACGATGGCCGAGTTCCTGGCCGGGGACGCGATGCGCGCCCAAGAGCAGTACGACTTTCTCCAGGAAAGCCGCCTGGTGCCCTTCAGCCGCCAGCTCAAAAATCTCTTCTGGATGGTCAAGCCGGCGATGAACGAAGCGGTGGCCGATTACGCCTGTCGCATCGTGGCCTGGGTGCGCGACCAATTCGCTTACGAGCCCGGGACCACCAACGTCAACTCGGATCTCAACCACATCCTGAGCATGGGCGGCGGGGTATGCCAGGATTTTGCTCACCTGACCATTGGCTTACTGCGCTTGGCGGGAATTCCCGCCCGTTATGTTTCGGGCTATCTCGCTCCCAAGGTCGATCCCGGGCAGGGGCGTTTGCTGGGCGAGCAGGCCAGCCACGCCTGGTGCGAAGTTCTGCTCCCGGCCAGCGGCTGGACCGGCTTGGATCCCACCCACGGTTGTCCCACTACCGACCATCACATCCGGGTGGCGGTGGGGCGCGACTACGCCGATGTACCCCCGCTGCGTGGGGTATACCGCAGCGCAGGCGGCAAGCAGACGATGACGGTGGCGCTCCGGATCGAGGAAGCAGATGATTTTGATCCTCCGCCGTTCGATCCCGGTGCGATTCAGCAGTGA